The bacterium genome includes the window GCTCTGGAAGATATGGCTGAAATGGCTCCAGGACGAGCACAGGCAGGATACCTACGGGTCATCGACCTCCCACGGGAGCGGAGGCGGCGGATCGACCGATGACGGGGATGGCGGCGCCGGCGTGACTATCCCGGAAAATACCGACCGTGAGGAGGAGCCCGGATACGACGGCGGCTACGTCGACTGTTCGGCCTCCAACATCCACAGTCAGATCGGGTCCGCCCTCAACGGGTTTCAGGCATTGGTCTGGGAAGACTACATCGCCATATCGAATTATTTGGCCACGGTCAGGGCTTACGGTGACCCCGACCCCGATTGGGGGGGCTGCGGCGAGGCCCTGGGCGAACTCTGCGACGACGCGAGCGTATTCCAGATGGGTTATCAATATCCCTTTTTCCCCAGCCTGAGGATGCATATGGATATGCCTTATGATCCGGTCACTTGCGAGGACGTGAACGCGCTGATCGGAGACATCGTCGCGTGGTACGGTAGCTGCGGCTGGATCCTCGACGGGCTCCCCGAGGTGTACTGGTCGACTTCATTTGAGCCCGACGATCGCAAGAGCCCCGCGGTCGGCGAGAGCTACCCGCAGTGGCGTGAGGAAGAGTGCGAGACCTCCGGGGAGAGCCCAGCCGGTTCCGGCTACGCCCCGGACACCCTCGATACGCGCGTTATCGGCGGGGGCGAAGAGCCTTCCAGCGAGCGCTGACGGCGGTTTATCCGGAACCCGGAGGCTGTCCGATCACCCGGTGACCAGCCGCTCCTTTTTCCGGCGGCTCCAGCCCTTGATCCGGGCTTCGCGCTTCAACGCCGCGGAACGGTCGGGGTGGGGTTCGGAGTAGACCAGCTTCGCCGGGCCGCGGCCGGCGGTGTAGCTGCCGCCGCGGCCGCGGTTATGCTCCCGGAGGCGCCGCTCGAGGTTTGTGGTGATCCCGGTATAGAGCGTGCCGTCTCGGCAGCGGAGAATGTAGACGTACCAGGGAGAAGACGAAGCTTCGACCTTCATCTCGACCGCTTTACCCTCGCCGTCCATACTTCCCCGGCGGCGTCACCCTGGCCCTTCGCGGAGTCGTTCAGGGGATCTGGGAGGTGCAGTTCGGGCAGCGGGTGGCTTCGATCGGGATGGCCGAACAGCAGAAGGGGCAGTCCTTGACGGTCGGTTCCGCCGGGGCCTCGACCGGTTTGCGCTTGAGCTGATTGATACCCTTGATCAGGAGAAAAACGGCGAAAGCCACGATCAGGAAACTGATCACCCCGTTGACGAAGAGCCCGTATTTGAGCTGGACGGCGGCGGCGACCGGCTCGCCCGCCGAGTTCACGACCGCTTCCTTGAGGACGACCATCTTGTCCGAGAAGTCCACTCCGCCCAGGAGCAGGCCGATCGGGGGCATGAGGACGTCGTCCACCAGGCTCTTGACTATGGTCCCGAAAGCTCCCCCGATGATGATGCCGACCGCCATGTCCACGACGTTCCCGCGGACGGCGAAATCCTTGAACTCCTTCAGTATCCCTTTCATCTCCACAGCTCCCTGTTGATGAGTTTCCGCCTTCGGTAGAGTGAAAAACCCGGCCGGAGATTAGAATCCGGACCGGGTTAAAATTCGAGATCAATGAGTCCAAGCTCGGCGATCACGCTCTAAACATTGCACAGGACATCTAGGCTGTCCAGGGCAAATCCGACAAGGGAAAAATGCCGTGGCGCGTTCCACGGATTGCACGGATGAGGAACCGGGATTACGCAGATCGGGGAACAGGGAATTTTTGCACCTGATTACTCTGATTGGGGAAAGAATTCAGAATTCAGTAGGAAACGTCCCCACCTCGTCCCCTTCTCTCCTTCATGAACTTCATGTCCTTCATGGTCGAGAGAAGCAAAGAGCATGGGGCATAGAGCAGGGCGTAAGACCCGCCGCCGGACTTCGGGGCTCGGGAGGGAGCCGGACCTGGCATCGGGGGCCGAGGCGTGTTATTCTTTTACAAAGAGTTTTATGTCGAATTGATGGTTCCTCAAAAATGGAGACACCTCCTGAATGGCGCCGGAAGCGGACGTTTCCCGATTCCAGCGGAGGGGCAGTCGTTACAGAGAAAAAACGAAAACATTTTTCGTAAATAATAGATTTACATGTTTTTGACAACAGCCTGACCGGAGGGGAACGACAGTGAAGATAAACGGCGTCATCGTCGCCATGCTCGCCCTGGCGGGTTTCGCCCGGGCGGAAGAGTGCGAACCCAACGACTCACCGGAGACGGGGGCCCTGCTCCAGCCCGCGCCCTGCGTCGAAGTGCAAGCCGAAGTCTCCCCGATCGGGGACCAGGACTACTTCCAACTGATCTCCGCCGGAGGGGAACGGCTCTGGGTATCCGCCCTGACCGACAGTGACACGGTCGTTGCCCTTTATCGGCCGGACGGGTCCCTCCTCGAATCCGACGACGACGACGGCAGCGGCCTCGGATCGCTCATCGCCGGCGCCCACCTCGATGATCCGGGGACCTACTAT containing:
- the mscL gene encoding large-conductance mechanosensitive channel protein MscL; this encodes MLKEFKDFAVRGNVVDMAVGIIIGGAFGTIVKSLVDDVLMPPIGLLLGGVDFSDKMVVLKEAVVNSAGEPVAAAVQLKYGLFVNGVISFLIVAFAVFLLIKGINQLKRKPVEAPAEPTVKDCPFCCSAIPIEATRCPNCTSQIP
- a CDS encoding GIY-YIG nuclease family protein; the protein is MDGEGKAVEMKVEASSSPWYVYILRCRDGTLYTGITTNLERRLREHNRGRGGSYTAGRGPAKLVYSEPHPDRSAALKREARIKGWSRRKKERLVTG